The DNA window TTCAGTCATGATTCATCAGTCATCGTCAGATCATATCCGTTAGCATCGTTTCCATAAAAAATCGCTTTCTTATCTGCGTTAATCTGCGTTAATCTGCCTAATCTGCGGTAAAAATTTAACCCCCGACTCCCACAGATAACATGAGAGCATCACTCCTATACTACCGATGCCACCGGACATGATATCATTTGTAATTTAGCGATTACCAATTACGAATCAGCATGAAATCAGACCCTATACAGCAACGAGAACAAACAACTGGATGGATATTGGTATTACCAGCATTAATCCTATTATCGCTAGTATTTGCTTACCCGATTTTGAGGGCTTTTTGGTTGAGTTTATATACCCAAAACCTTGGCTCTCAGCTACAACGAATTTTTTCCGGTTTGAGCAATTATCAGCGGATGTTAGGTGATGGGCGCTTCTGGCAGAGTATGTGGAACACGACGGTGTTTACCGCTGGTTCTGTGCTGCTAGAATTAATTCTGGGAATTGCGATCGCACTGGTACTAAATCAAGCTTTTAAAGGACGCGGTATCGTGCGGACAATTACCCTAATGCCTTGGGCTTTGCCAACTGCTTTGATGGGCGTTGCTTGGGCGTGGATTTTTAACGATCGCTACGGCATCATCAACGATATTTTGCGACGTTTGGGCATAATTGAAACTGGGATTACCTGGTTGGGAGATCCTGTGCTGGCAATGGTGGCAGTAATTGCAGCCGATGTGTGGAAAACAACGCCTTTTATCGCGCTTTTATTGCTAGCAGGATTGCAATCAATTCCCAATGACCTCTACGAAGCTCACGCCCTGGATGGCGCTACTGCTTGGCAAAGTTTTCGGAGAATTACGCTACCTCTTTTGATGCCTCAAATTGTGATTGCTTTGTTGTTTAGATTTGCCCAAGCTTTTGCCATATTTGATTTAATTCAGGTGATGACTGGCGGTGGCCCTGCGGGGGCGACAGAAACAGTTTCTGTTTATATCTACAGTACGGTGATGCGTTACCTGGATTTTGGCTATGGGGCAGCGCTGGTTGTGGTGACGTTTTTGTTGTTATTAACTGCTGTCGCGATCGCCAGTTTCTTGTTGTCCAAAGCACGCTCTAACATTGCAGGAGTATCTTAAATTATGGCTATTGCACAAGAGCGATCGACATCTGCTTCAACTTTCAATTGGCGACAAATTATTTTGCCAGTTGCGATCTTCGCAGTTGTGGCTTTTTTCCTGGGGCCGATTATCTGGCAAGTATTAACTTCCATCAAATTGAATAGAGATATCTCTGCGGTTCCTGTTGTCTACATTCCCACACAAATCACGCTGGAACATTACCTATCTCTATTCCTGCGCCGTCCGTTTGCCCTTTACATTTTTAATAGCGCTTTTGTTTCCATTACTACGACGCTGCTGTGTTTGGCATTAGGCGCACCCGCAGCTTATGCCTTGGCGCGGATGCGATTTATGGGAAGAAAAATTATCC is part of the Aerosakkonema funiforme FACHB-1375 genome and encodes:
- a CDS encoding carbohydrate ABC transporter permease, whose protein sequence is MKSDPIQQREQTTGWILVLPALILLSLVFAYPILRAFWLSLYTQNLGSQLQRIFSGLSNYQRMLGDGRFWQSMWNTTVFTAGSVLLELILGIAIALVLNQAFKGRGIVRTITLMPWALPTALMGVAWAWIFNDRYGIINDILRRLGIIETGITWLGDPVLAMVAVIAADVWKTTPFIALLLLAGLQSIPNDLYEAHALDGATAWQSFRRITLPLLMPQIVIALLFRFAQAFAIFDLIQVMTGGGPAGATETVSVYIYSTVMRYLDFGYGAALVVVTFLLLLTAVAIASFLLSKARSNIAGVS